Proteins from a genomic interval of Benincasa hispida cultivar B227 chromosome 7, ASM972705v1, whole genome shotgun sequence:
- the LOC120080968 gene encoding uncharacterized protein LOC120080968, whose product MPTYAKFLKDIITRKRSIGKYEMVALTQMINAIIPPKMRDPGNFTIPCSTRGIYIGHALCDLEASINLMPQSHFKQLKVAELMPTSATLQLVDRSLVHLEEKLEDVLVKVDKFILPADFIILDYEADKDVHIILGRLFLSTGRA is encoded by the coding sequence ATGCCTACATATGCAAAGTTCTTGAAAGATATCATAACCAGGAAAAGAAGCATAGGGAAGTACGAGATGGTGGCTCTAACACAgatgatcaatgcaatcatTCCTCCAAAGATGAGAGATCCAGGAAATTTTACAATACCTTGCTCAACCAGAGGAATTTATATTGGACATGCGCTATGCGATCTAGAGGCAAGCATAAACCTAATGCCCCAGTCCCATTTTAAACAATTGAAGGTTGCAGAACTCATGCCAACATCAGCAACCCTCCAATTAGTAGACAGATCGCTTGTtcacttagaagaaaaattgGAAGATGTATTGGTCAAAGTCGATAAATTTATTCTTcctgcagacttcatcattctcgaTTACGAAGCTGACAAAGATGTCCATATTATCTTGGGACGACTATTCCTCTCCACCGGAAGAGCttaa